The Sphingomicrobium sp. genome has a window encoding:
- the dnaJ gene encoding molecular chaperone DnaJ, with product MVEQDYYELLGIQRGADDATIKAAYRRMAKEYHPDRHNGCGDKEAQFKAINQAYDVLKDPQKRAAYDRFGHAAFQNGGGGADPFGDAGFNGFSDIFSTIFGEFMDQRGPRQNAARGADLRYDIELSLEEAFNGVEKTITIDALATCESCEGRGCTGLDRCASHCQTCGGAGKIRTQQGFFMVERGCPNCRGSGEVISNPCPTCHGEGRAIAQRKLSVKIPAGVDEGTRIRVAGEGEAGVRSAASGDLYLFVHMKPHPIYVRDGTTLVADCPVSFTTAALGGAISLPGIDGNMVELKIPAGTQSGEQLRHRGSGMSAINARGRGDLVARVHVETPTRMSAKQKKLLEEFRETETGDECPASKSFFGRVRDYFGA from the coding sequence ATGGTCGAGCAGGACTATTACGAGCTGCTGGGCATTCAGCGCGGCGCTGACGATGCGACGATCAAGGCCGCCTATCGGCGGATGGCGAAGGAATATCATCCTGACCGCCACAATGGCTGCGGCGACAAGGAAGCGCAGTTCAAGGCCATCAACCAGGCCTATGACGTCCTCAAGGACCCGCAGAAGCGTGCGGCTTACGACCGCTTCGGCCATGCTGCCTTCCAGAATGGCGGCGGCGGCGCCGATCCTTTCGGTGACGCCGGCTTCAACGGCTTTTCCGACATATTCTCGACCATTTTCGGCGAGTTCATGGATCAGCGCGGCCCGCGGCAAAACGCCGCGCGCGGGGCGGATCTCCGCTACGATATTGAGCTCAGCCTCGAAGAAGCGTTTAACGGGGTCGAGAAGACCATCACCATCGATGCGCTCGCGACCTGCGAGAGCTGCGAGGGGCGCGGCTGCACCGGCCTCGACCGTTGCGCCAGCCATTGCCAGACCTGCGGCGGGGCCGGGAAGATCCGCACGCAGCAAGGCTTCTTCATGGTCGAGCGCGGCTGTCCCAACTGCCGCGGTTCCGGCGAAGTCATCAGCAACCCCTGTCCAACCTGCCATGGCGAAGGGCGCGCAATTGCCCAGCGCAAGCTATCGGTGAAGATCCCGGCCGGTGTCGATGAAGGCACCCGCATACGCGTTGCCGGCGAAGGCGAGGCGGGTGTGCGCTCCGCCGCCAGCGGCGACCTCTACCTGTTCGTGCACATGAAGCCGCACCCGATCTACGTGCGCGACGGAACGACTCTGGTCGCCGACTGCCCGGTCAGCTTCACGACGGCGGCGCTCGGCGGCGCGATCAGCCTCCCCGGCATCGACGGCAATATGGTCGAGCTGAAGATACCCGCGGGCACCCAGTCCGGCGAACAGCTGCGTCATCGCGGCTCCGGCATGAGTGCGATCAACGCTCGCGGCCGCGGCGACCTGGTCGCGCGTGTCCATGTCGAGACGCCAACGCGCATGTCGGCCAAGCAGAAGAAACTGCTGGAAGAATTTCGTGAGACGGAAACGGGCGACGAATGTCCGGCGTCGAAGAGTTTCTTTGGTCGCGTCCGCGATTATTTCGGCGCCTAG
- a CDS encoding GAF domain-containing protein: MSEAQIQSAGFFLELSPDWLILRASCNAHGFIGEYHQRLVGEPISEFTMAQPLHDLRNSLARQRSSSGIARAYRVRLFDQPERFDFAFQSLDSTILLEALESPEQGVGDWLGSVSRLIEGLERGDRKRLMDGAARRMRALTGFDRTILTMGGERIESARGSMAALEVAGELPPIVADANAEPISLFPAKHDHPIPGAMLRAPSPDQLEALRSAGISSVLRVPVIVDRETIGHFECDNRAARPPSFELHAAAELFAQIFGMLL; encoded by the coding sequence GTGAGTGAAGCGCAAATCCAGTCGGCCGGCTTTTTCCTCGAACTGTCGCCGGACTGGCTGATCCTTCGCGCCTCGTGCAACGCCCATGGGTTCATCGGCGAATATCACCAGCGCCTCGTCGGCGAGCCGATCTCCGAATTCACGATGGCGCAGCCGCTGCATGACCTGCGCAACAGCCTGGCGAGGCAGCGCAGCAGCAGCGGCATCGCTCGCGCCTACCGCGTGCGCTTGTTCGACCAGCCGGAGCGGTTCGACTTTGCATTTCAGTCGCTGGACTCCACCATCTTGCTGGAAGCACTCGAGAGCCCGGAACAGGGCGTCGGCGACTGGCTCGGTTCCGTAAGCCGGCTGATTGAAGGGCTCGAACGCGGCGACCGCAAACGGCTGATGGACGGCGCCGCGCGGCGGATGCGCGCGCTCACCGGCTTCGACCGGACCATCTTGACCATGGGCGGAGAGCGGATCGAAAGCGCGCGCGGGTCAATGGCTGCGCTGGAGGTGGCCGGCGAGCTGCCGCCGATCGTCGCGGACGCGAATGCCGAACCGATTTCGCTGTTCCCGGCGAAGCACGATCATCCGATCCCCGGCGCGATGTTGCGTGCGCCCTCGCCCGATCAGCTTGAGGCTCTACGAAGCGCCGGTATTTCATCGGTGCTGCGGGTGCCCGTCATCGTCGACCGAGAAACGATCGGCCACTTCGAATGCGACAACCGTGCCGCGCGGCCGCCTTCGTTCGAGCTCCACGCGGCGGCGGAGCTGTTCGCGCAGATTTTCGGAATGCTACTCTAG
- the purB gene encoding adenylosuccinate lyase gives MVPRYSRPEMAAIWSPENRYRIWWQIEVFAAEAMGEIGMIPAQDARTIRAAYDSNALGDIDIDAIDAIEAVTKHDVIAFLTWAGEKLGPERRWLHQGMTSSDVLDTALAVQLKEAADLLLKDLDALLEAIKRRALEHKMTPTIGRSHGIHAEPVTFGLKLAQAYAEFARNRERLRAARDDVATCAISGAVGTFANIDPRVEERVAGELGLSVEPVSTQVIPRDRHAMFFATLGVIASSIERLAVEVRHLQRTEVLEAEEYFSPGQKGSSAMPHKRNPVLTENLTGLARMVRGYVTPALENVALWHERDISHSSVERFIGPDATITLDFALARLTSVVDKLVAYPERMQKNLDRMGGLVHSQRVLLALTQAGLSREDSYSLVQRNAMKVWESDGQLSLLQLLKDDPQVAERLSGEQLDELFDLDYHLKHVDTIFDRVFGQ, from the coding sequence ATGGTTCCCCGCTATTCCCGTCCCGAGATGGCGGCCATCTGGTCGCCGGAAAACCGCTACCGCATCTGGTGGCAGATCGAAGTCTTCGCCGCCGAGGCGATGGGTGAAATCGGGATGATCCCTGCGCAGGACGCGAGGACCATTCGCGCGGCTTATGACAGCAACGCCCTCGGCGACATCGACATCGACGCGATCGATGCGATCGAGGCGGTGACCAAGCATGACGTGATCGCTTTCCTGACGTGGGCCGGCGAGAAGCTCGGGCCCGAGCGGCGCTGGCTGCACCAGGGGATGACCAGCTCCGACGTGCTCGACACCGCACTTGCCGTGCAGCTGAAGGAAGCTGCCGATCTGCTGCTTAAGGACCTCGACGCACTGCTCGAAGCGATCAAGCGCCGCGCCCTGGAGCATAAGATGACGCCAACCATCGGCCGCAGCCACGGAATCCATGCTGAGCCGGTCACCTTCGGGCTGAAGCTTGCCCAGGCCTATGCCGAGTTCGCGCGCAATCGCGAGCGGCTCCGGGCCGCGCGCGACGATGTGGCGACCTGCGCGATCTCCGGTGCGGTTGGCACATTCGCCAACATCGATCCGCGGGTCGAAGAGCGCGTCGCTGGCGAACTCGGCCTATCGGTCGAGCCCGTCTCGACCCAGGTGATCCCGCGTGACCGACACGCGATGTTCTTTGCCACCCTCGGCGTCATTGCCTCGTCGATCGAACGGCTCGCCGTCGAAGTCCGCCACCTGCAGCGCACCGAGGTGCTGGAGGCTGAGGAATATTTCTCGCCCGGCCAGAAGGGCAGCTCGGCGATGCCGCACAAGCGCAACCCTGTGCTGACTGAGAACCTGACCGGGCTCGCGCGCATGGTCCGTGGGTATGTCACGCCGGCGCTGGAGAATGTCGCCTTGTGGCATGAGCGCGACATCTCCCACTCGTCGGTCGAGCGCTTCATCGGGCCCGACGCGACGATCACATTGGACTTCGCGCTCGCGCGGCTGACGAGCGTCGTGGACAAGCTCGTCGCCTACCCCGAGCGGATGCAGAAGAACCTCGACCGGATGGGCGGGCTCGTCCACTCGCAGCGGGTGCTGCTCGCGCTTACCCAGGCTGGCCTGAGCCGCGAGGATTCCTATTCGCTGGTCCAACGGAACGCGATGAAAGTCTGGGAGTCGGACGGACAGCTTTCGCTGCTGCAATTGCTGAAGGACGATCCGCAGGTGGCGGAGCGGCTATCCGGCGAGCAGCTCGATGAGCTGTTCGACCTTGATTACCATCTGAAGCACGTCGACACGATCTTTGACCGGGTGTTTGGCCAGTGA
- the cysW gene encoding sulfate ABC transporter permease subunit CysW: protein MSAGGLGETRGVKVLLIGAALLYVGVMLVLPLGAVLVEAFRKGIELWMTSISEADARASIKLTLLVAAIAVPLNTIFGVAAAWAIAKFDFRGKATLIALIELPFSVSPVVSGLVWVLLFGAQGWFGPWLEDKDIRIIFALPGLVLATVFVTLPFVARQLVPLMTAQGRADEEAALTLGASGWQAFWHVTLPNIRFALLYGVLLCNARAMGEFGAVSVVSGHIRGQTNTMPLQVEALYNDYDFVGAFAVASLLTLLALVTLALKTALEWRHRAQLAATGRH, encoded by the coding sequence GTGAGCGCGGGCGGCCTTGGCGAGACGCGCGGGGTCAAGGTGCTGCTGATCGGAGCGGCGCTCCTTTATGTCGGCGTGATGCTGGTGCTGCCCCTCGGCGCCGTGCTGGTCGAAGCGTTTCGCAAGGGGATCGAGCTCTGGATGACCTCGATCAGCGAAGCCGACGCGCGAGCATCGATCAAGCTGACGCTGCTGGTCGCCGCGATCGCCGTACCGCTCAACACCATCTTCGGTGTCGCCGCGGCGTGGGCCATCGCCAAGTTCGACTTCCGCGGCAAGGCGACGCTGATCGCCTTGATCGAGCTCCCCTTCTCGGTGTCGCCGGTTGTGTCGGGCCTAGTCTGGGTCCTGCTGTTCGGCGCGCAGGGGTGGTTCGGTCCCTGGCTCGAAGACAAGGACATTCGCATCATATTCGCGCTTCCGGGACTGGTGCTTGCGACTGTGTTCGTGACCCTGCCCTTCGTCGCCCGCCAGCTCGTGCCGCTGATGACCGCGCAGGGGCGCGCCGACGAGGAAGCGGCTCTGACGCTCGGCGCGAGCGGATGGCAGGCCTTCTGGCACGTCACGCTTCCCAACATCCGCTTCGCGCTGCTCTACGGCGTGCTGCTGTGCAACGCCCGGGCGATGGGCGAGTTCGGCGCGGTCAGCGTCGTTTCGGGGCATATACGTGGACAGACCAATACCATGCCGCTGCAGGTCGAGGCGCTTTACAACGACTATGATTTCGTCGGCGCCTTTGCGGTCGCCTCCCTCCTTACGCTGCTCGCCCTCGTCACGCTCGCGCTCAAGACCGCGCTCGAATGGCGGCACCGCGCGCAGCTCGCAGCAACAGGGCGTCACTGA
- the cysT gene encoding sulfate ABC transporter permease subunit CysT produces MPSGVARRSSPLPGFGLSLAITILWLSLIVLIPLSAVLLRSVTDGWGEFWKAAGSPRAIAAYRLSFGGAAIAAAINCVFGLLVAWVLVRYRFPGRRFLSALIDLPFALPTAVAGIALTALYADTGPVGRIFDPLGLPIAYKPAGVVLALTFIGLPFVVRTVEPVLAEASKEIEEAALTLGATRLQTFFRVILPTLAPALATGFALAFSRGAGEYGSVIFIAGNMPFKSEIAPLLIITHLEEYDYAGAAAIATVMLFISFAALLALNLLQNWQHKRMT; encoded by the coding sequence ATGCCCAGCGGAGTTGCGCGCCGGTCCTCCCCACTCCCGGGATTCGGCCTTTCCCTGGCCATCACGATCCTTTGGCTTTCGCTCATCGTCCTGATCCCGTTGAGCGCTGTGCTGCTGCGCAGCGTCACCGACGGATGGGGCGAGTTCTGGAAAGCCGCAGGCTCGCCGCGAGCGATCGCCGCTTATCGTCTGTCGTTCGGCGGCGCGGCGATTGCGGCGGCGATCAACTGCGTCTTTGGATTGCTCGTCGCGTGGGTTCTCGTCCGCTACCGCTTCCCTGGCCGCCGTTTCCTGAGCGCGCTGATCGACCTGCCCTTTGCACTGCCAACGGCCGTCGCCGGTATCGCTCTGACGGCGCTCTATGCCGACACAGGGCCGGTCGGGCGGATCTTCGATCCCTTGGGCTTGCCGATCGCCTACAAGCCCGCGGGCGTCGTGCTGGCGCTCACCTTCATCGGCCTGCCATTCGTCGTGCGGACCGTCGAGCCCGTACTCGCCGAGGCATCGAAGGAGATTGAGGAAGCCGCGCTCACGCTTGGGGCGACGCGGCTGCAGACCTTCTTCCGCGTCATCCTGCCGACGCTGGCGCCTGCCCTTGCGACGGGCTTTGCCCTCGCCTTCTCTCGGGGCGCCGGCGAATATGGCTCCGTGATCTTCATCGCGGGGAACATGCCGTTCAAGTCCGAGATCGCGCCGCTGCTGATCATCACCCACCTCGAAGAATATGATTATGCCGGCGCAGCCGCCATCGCGACGGTCATGCTGTTCATCTCCTTCGCCGCGCTGCTCGCGCTCAACCTGCTGCAGAACTGGCAGCACAAGAGGATGACGTGA
- a CDS encoding porin: protein MMTRILLFAGASALALTTPAFAQQAQPQTADDSTLDTLAPADDEQPQAEPAKLTGDPVLDRLNALEARIKQLEARNAQLEQQAELNEGRIESVETRAAKNAQFGWAPTISDPDGSFTFKPRGVIDADFGVFNEREGSYAYNDGTAFRRARLGFEGTAFKWLNYRVEVDFAGNSVGITDAYLQYTKIPKTVLTLGQHKAPFGLESNNSDNYNVFLERGMFTNAFGNAGAERRIGFSAAYAPKENINIAAGLFGDNESISRGSGAAPGESWGVNGRATWEPIFDTGKVLHLGISGFYRTHLKSGDVADAVRLNDRPNVRVDGGNIADSGVIINTRSLRYGGVEAAGVLGALTVAGEAGRLWLDRTDAPNAHFTGFYGYAAYMLTGETRGFKGGNFDRIKPFSSFGDGGLGAFEIALRYDHLNLKDTPVAARAGNEATSLTAGLNWYLNPYAKLMVNYIRFSGDNTPLDPVGAKTKGDAFATRLHLDF, encoded by the coding sequence ATGATGACGCGCATCCTGCTATTTGCGGGCGCCTCGGCGCTCGCCCTCACCACCCCCGCATTCGCCCAGCAAGCCCAGCCGCAGACGGCCGACGATTCCACGCTCGACACGCTCGCGCCTGCCGATGACGAGCAGCCGCAAGCCGAACCGGCAAAGCTCACCGGCGATCCCGTGCTGGACCGGCTCAACGCCTTGGAAGCGCGCATAAAGCAGCTCGAAGCACGCAACGCGCAGCTCGAGCAGCAGGCGGAGCTCAACGAAGGCCGAATCGAAAGCGTTGAGACGCGTGCGGCCAAGAATGCGCAGTTCGGCTGGGCGCCGACGATCTCCGATCCGGACGGCAGCTTCACCTTCAAGCCGCGCGGCGTCATCGATGCGGATTTCGGGGTCTTCAACGAGCGCGAAGGGAGCTACGCCTACAATGACGGAACGGCGTTCCGCCGCGCACGCCTGGGCTTTGAAGGCACGGCATTCAAATGGCTGAACTATCGCGTGGAGGTCGATTTCGCAGGCAATTCGGTCGGCATCACCGACGCTTATTTGCAGTACACCAAGATCCCCAAGACCGTGCTGACGCTCGGGCAGCACAAGGCGCCGTTCGGGCTCGAGTCCAACAACAGCGACAATTACAACGTCTTCCTGGAACGCGGCATGTTCACCAACGCGTTCGGCAATGCCGGTGCCGAGCGCCGGATCGGCTTCTCAGCGGCGTACGCGCCCAAGGAGAATATCAACATTGCAGCAGGGCTGTTCGGCGACAATGAAAGCATCAGCCGGGGTAGCGGTGCTGCGCCCGGGGAGAGCTGGGGCGTCAACGGCCGCGCCACCTGGGAGCCGATCTTCGACACGGGCAAGGTGCTGCACCTTGGCATCTCGGGCTTTTACCGGACGCACCTGAAGTCCGGCGACGTGGCGGACGCGGTGAGGCTGAACGACCGGCCGAACGTGCGTGTCGACGGCGGCAACATCGCCGACAGCGGCGTCATTATCAACACGCGCTCGCTGCGTTATGGCGGCGTGGAGGCGGCCGGCGTGCTCGGAGCACTCACTGTCGCAGGCGAGGCCGGGCGACTATGGCTCGACCGCACGGATGCGCCCAACGCGCATTTCACGGGCTTTTACGGGTACGCCGCTTACATGCTCACTGGAGAGACGCGCGGGTTCAAGGGCGGCAATTTCGACCGCATCAAGCCGTTCAGCTCCTTTGGCGACGGTGGGCTCGGCGCCTTCGAGATCGCCTTGCGGTACGACCACCTCAACCTCAAGGACACGCCGGTCGCGGCGCGCGCCGGCAATGAAGCGACGAGCCTCACCGCCGGGTTGAACTGGTACCTGAACCCCTATGCGAAGCTGATGGTGAACTACATCCGCTTCAGCGGCGACAACACGCCGCTCGATCCCGTCGGCGCAAAGACGAAGGGCGACGCCTTCGCCACCCGTCTTCACCTCGATTTCTGA
- a CDS encoding sulfate ABC transporter substrate-binding protein yields MTIIRKFALAAALSTAILPASASAAPTELLNVSYDPTRELYQQINAVFKKRYGKPITIKQSHGGSGKQARAVIDGLPADVVTLALGYDVDAIAKKGLIAPNWQKRLPNNSTPYYSTIVLLVRKGNPKKIQDWDDLIRPGIKVITPNPKTSGGARWNYLAAWGYAQKKYGSPQQAKLFLAKVLRNVPVLDSGARGATTTFVERGQGDVLIAWENEALLTVKKLAPGKFDIVYPSVSILAEPPVAVVDKVVDREGSRAAAEAYLKFLYTPEAQEVIARNYFRPRNPAVAAKYKGQFRNMQLFQIDRNFGGWAKAQSVHFNDGGLFDQEFEAAKR; encoded by the coding sequence ATGACGATCATCAGGAAGTTCGCCTTAGCCGCGGCATTGTCGACGGCCATTTTGCCGGCCAGCGCAAGCGCCGCACCTACCGAACTGCTCAACGTGTCCTACGATCCGACCCGCGAGCTGTACCAGCAGATCAATGCCGTCTTCAAAAAGCGCTACGGCAAGCCGATCACCATCAAGCAAAGTCACGGCGGGTCGGGGAAGCAGGCGCGCGCGGTGATCGACGGCCTTCCCGCGGACGTCGTCACGCTCGCGCTGGGCTATGACGTCGACGCCATTGCGAAGAAGGGGCTGATCGCGCCGAACTGGCAGAAGCGCCTGCCGAACAACAGCACGCCTTATTATTCGACGATCGTGCTTCTGGTCCGCAAAGGCAATCCGAAGAAGATCCAGGACTGGGACGACCTCATCCGGCCGGGCATCAAGGTGATCACGCCCAACCCGAAGACGAGCGGCGGCGCGCGCTGGAATTATCTCGCGGCCTGGGGCTACGCGCAGAAGAAGTATGGGTCGCCGCAGCAGGCGAAGCTCTTCCTCGCCAAGGTCCTGCGCAACGTTCCGGTGCTCGACAGCGGCGCCCGCGGCGCGACGACGACCTTCGTCGAGCGCGGCCAGGGCGACGTGCTGATCGCCTGGGAAAATGAAGCGCTACTCACCGTCAAGAAGCTGGCGCCCGGCAAGTTCGACATTGTCTATCCGTCGGTCTCGATCCTCGCGGAGCCGCCGGTCGCCGTCGTCGACAAGGTCGTCGACCGGGAGGGTTCGCGCGCCGCGGCGGAAGCCTATTTGAAGTTCCTCTATACGCCTGAGGCGCAGGAAGTGATCGCGCGCAATTACTTCCGTCCGCGCAACCCGGCGGTGGCGGCGAAGTACAAGGGGCAGTTCCGCAACATGCAGCTGTTCCAGATCGACCGGAACTTCGGTGGTTGGGCCAAGGCCCAATCCGTGCACTTCAACGACGGCGGCCTGTTCGACCAGGAATTCGAAGCAGCCAAGCGCTAA
- the radC gene encoding DNA repair protein RadC encodes MNGHVSIDRKNDSGGHRARLRKRLLDAGADAFQDYELIEYLLTLTLPRVDTKPLAKRLIHDFGGIGPLLSASADTLRREGLSDATIAALKIAQAAALRLLETRMESRPVLSSWDALGDYLHAAMAHHRVEEVRILFLNAKNMLIANEALWQGSVDEAAVHVREVIARAIALGATAIIIVHNHPSGDPTPSSQDIRLTRDLVEAGRHMKVTVHDHVIVGAEGRTSMRAMGLI; translated from the coding sequence ATGAACGGGCACGTCAGCATCGATCGCAAGAATGACAGCGGCGGACATCGCGCCCGATTGCGCAAGCGACTGCTCGATGCCGGAGCAGACGCCTTCCAAGACTATGAACTGATTGAATATTTACTGACGCTGACGCTGCCGCGCGTCGACACCAAGCCGCTTGCCAAGCGACTGATCCACGACTTTGGCGGAATCGGCCCTCTCCTGTCCGCAAGCGCCGACACGCTGCGCCGCGAAGGGCTGAGCGATGCGACCATCGCGGCGCTGAAGATTGCTCAGGCGGCGGCCCTGCGCCTGCTGGAGACCCGGATGGAGAGCCGCCCTGTGCTCTCGAGCTGGGACGCGCTCGGCGATTACCTGCACGCGGCAATGGCGCATCACCGAGTCGAGGAAGTGCGGATCCTGTTCCTCAACGCAAAGAACATGCTGATCGCCAACGAGGCGCTGTGGCAGGGTTCGGTCGACGAAGCCGCGGTCCACGTCCGCGAAGTCATTGCCCGAGCCATTGCGCTGGGCGCCACAGCGATCATCATCGTCCACAATCATCCGAGCGGCGATCCGACGCCTAGCAGCCAGGACATCCGCCTAACGCGCGACCTTGTCGAAGCTGGCAGGCACATGAAGGTGACGGTGCACGACCATGTGATTGTCGGCGCGGAGGGCCGCACCAGCATGCGCGCCATGGGACTGATCTAG